In Nocardia asteroides, the following proteins share a genomic window:
- a CDS encoding poly(ethylene terephthalate) hydrolase family protein, with protein sequence MSNKTVLSGRRPRTGARAALISLALLVAAATGVTPAAAAPSYQPAAPLEATYYAPGPWAVAERTGIDCCTSTGDSYEIWHPADLGAGGVVHPVITWGNGTLAHPREYAYLLAHLASWGFVVIAADRTDTGTGVQILDAVRYLAQQNSDPGSVFHGKIDTTTAGAAGHSQGGLGAINALARGGTAVDTAVTLEMPWSAACASLPTVDSQSACIDPTAVTSGSVLLVNGSADGASPSTQQLPPQLIGMQSMQAYYDALPAELPKARAAVVGAQHNDVQGQPTCTNYSCTEGVHRYLGYVTAWFMDRLRGDPDARAVFLADTGEILHNPHWSDQASTITR encoded by the coding sequence GTGAGCAACAAAACTGTCTTGTCCGGTCGGCGCCCGCGCACCGGCGCGCGGGCCGCGCTGATCTCTCTCGCACTGCTCGTCGCCGCGGCGACCGGGGTGACACCGGCAGCGGCGGCGCCGTCCTATCAGCCCGCCGCCCCGCTGGAAGCCACCTATTACGCGCCCGGCCCTTGGGCAGTGGCCGAGCGAACCGGCATCGACTGCTGCACGTCGACCGGCGACAGCTACGAGATCTGGCACCCGGCCGATCTGGGCGCAGGCGGTGTCGTGCATCCGGTGATCACCTGGGGCAACGGCACCCTGGCCCACCCGCGCGAATACGCGTATCTGCTCGCGCATCTCGCGTCGTGGGGATTCGTGGTGATCGCCGCCGACCGCACCGACACCGGCACCGGCGTGCAGATCCTCGACGCGGTGCGGTACCTGGCTCAGCAGAACAGCGACCCGGGCAGCGTCTTCCACGGCAAGATCGACACCACCACCGCGGGGGCCGCGGGGCATTCACAGGGCGGCCTCGGCGCGATCAACGCGCTCGCGCGCGGCGGCACTGCTGTCGACACCGCGGTGACCCTCGAGATGCCGTGGTCGGCGGCCTGCGCGTCGCTGCCGACCGTCGACAGCCAGAGCGCCTGCATCGATCCCACCGCGGTCACCTCGGGCTCGGTGCTGCTGGTCAACGGTTCGGCAGACGGTGCCTCGCCCTCGACACAGCAACTCCCGCCGCAGCTGATCGGCATGCAGTCGATGCAGGCGTACTACGACGCGCTACCCGCGGAGCTGCCCAAGGCTCGCGCCGCGGTGGTGGGTGCCCAGCACAATGACGTCCAAGGCCAGCCGACCTGCACCAACTACAGCTGCACCGAGGGCGTCCACCGCTACCTCGGCTACGTCACCGCCTGGTTCATGGACCGGCTGCGCGGCGATCCCGATGCCCGCGCCGTGTTCCTCGCCGACACCGGCGAAATCCTGCACAACCCCCACTGGTCCGATCAAGCCAGCACCATCACCCGCTGA
- a CDS encoding helix-turn-helix domain-containing protein produces MAARTNYSKPYLGQLETGARAVRAEHVAAYESALDTSLDHLHDQLAVESVDELDDLPTQLSSLLLPHRTHARGDHPTFATTELAAAEQLVTWARGRQWGDGQAPRHAVTAWLTANLPRLQQLSDATRHGRALRVGAELADIAAAMSWDVEDIAAARRYSVAAARLAHAAGDTVLTAAILTESTWQLLDSGSPAEALEVAQLAQYLARRTATPPLRLALAELEAYAHGILGEQAAFQRAIVVAAECRGEAAETAAADRPADRSLTAATIGMLLGPRRDWPGPGRQSRLLGHSYRQLIATRPELARIAFGEVHPPLPRELLTPAMAAISSARLQLMLGEPEHAAEQVGLALSLDGNPTGRTAARLSDVWHESVEFAAVPAVGEVRGAIRDMVRHP; encoded by the coding sequence ATGGCCGCGCGCACGAACTATTCCAAGCCGTATCTCGGTCAGCTCGAGACCGGGGCCCGGGCGGTGCGTGCCGAGCACGTGGCCGCCTACGAGTCGGCGCTGGACACGTCGCTGGATCATCTGCACGACCAGCTCGCCGTCGAATCGGTCGACGAACTCGACGATCTGCCCACCCAGCTGTCGTCGCTGCTGTTGCCGCACCGCACGCACGCGCGTGGCGATCACCCCACCTTCGCCACGACCGAACTGGCGGCCGCCGAGCAGCTCGTGACCTGGGCGCGGGGCCGACAGTGGGGCGACGGGCAGGCGCCGCGCCACGCGGTCACAGCGTGGCTGACCGCGAATCTGCCCCGATTGCAGCAGCTCTCGGATGCCACCCGGCACGGTCGTGCCCTGCGGGTCGGTGCGGAACTGGCCGACATCGCCGCCGCCATGAGCTGGGACGTGGAGGACATCGCCGCGGCTCGCCGGTATTCGGTCGCCGCCGCGCGGCTGGCCCACGCCGCGGGTGACACGGTGCTGACGGCCGCGATCCTCACCGAGTCGACGTGGCAGCTCCTCGACAGTGGCAGCCCGGCGGAGGCGCTGGAGGTCGCCCAGCTCGCCCAGTATCTGGCGCGCCGCACGGCGACGCCGCCGCTGCGGCTGGCGCTGGCCGAACTGGAGGCGTACGCGCACGGCATTCTCGGTGAACAGGCCGCGTTCCAGCGCGCGATCGTCGTCGCCGCGGAGTGCCGTGGCGAAGCCGCGGAGACCGCGGCCGCTGATCGCCCCGCCGACCGCAGCCTCACCGCGGCCACCATTGGCATGCTCCTCGGCCCGCGCCGGGACTGGCCGGGGCCGGGCCGGCAGTCGCGGCTACTCGGGCACAGCTACCGGCAGCTCATCGCCACCCGGCCCGAGCTGGCCCGGATCGCCTTCGGCGAGGTCCATCCACCGTTGCCGCGGGAACTCCTGACACCGGCGATGGCGGCGATCTCCTCGGCTCGCCTGCAGTTGATGCTCGGCGAGCCCGAACACGCGGCCGAGCAGGTCGGGCTGGCGTTGTCGCTCGATGGCAACCCGACCGGCCGCACCGCCGCCCGGCTGTCCGACGTCTGGCATGAGTCGGTCGAGTTCGCTGCGGTCCCGGCGGTGGGCGAAGTCCGCGGCGCGATCCGCGACATGGTCAGGCATCCGTGA
- a CDS encoding DUF305 domain-containing protein, whose product MSRRVLLGAAAAASILLLLVLGAALRPAVVPETASTAAALTPTEIGFVQDMTGHHQQALMMVDRLAADVDPTVRQLADQIADAQRLEIGMMLGWLRLAGTTPTNPHPMSWMPTGHHHAASATMPGMATRADLDALAQARGAEAETMFLRLMYRHHQGGVAMAQTFDELSTGGPVEQAARDMISTQSQESGLIGLLLSRRGAAATG is encoded by the coding sequence ATGAGTCGGCGGGTGCTGCTGGGCGCCGCGGCCGCCGCGTCGATCCTGCTCCTGCTGGTGCTCGGCGCGGCCCTGCGACCGGCCGTGGTGCCCGAGACCGCTTCGACCGCAGCGGCATTGACGCCCACCGAGATCGGCTTCGTGCAGGACATGACCGGCCATCATCAGCAGGCGCTGATGATGGTCGATCGGCTCGCCGCCGACGTCGATCCCACCGTGCGGCAACTGGCCGACCAGATCGCCGACGCCCAGCGCCTGGAGATCGGCATGATGCTCGGCTGGCTCCGGTTGGCCGGGACGACCCCGACCAACCCGCACCCGATGTCATGGATGCCTACCGGTCACCACCACGCCGCGTCGGCGACAATGCCCGGCATGGCCACCCGGGCCGATCTCGACGCCCTCGCCCAGGCCCGCGGCGCCGAAGCGGAAACGATGTTCCTGCGCCTGATGTATCGCCACCACCAAGGCGGCGTCGCCATGGCCCAGACATTCGACGAGCTGTCCACCGGCGGCCCCGTCGAACAGGCGGCCCGCGACATGATCAGCACACAGAGTCAGGAGTCCGGGCTGATCGGTCTGCTGCTCAGCCGGCGCGGCGCGGCAGCCACCGGCTGA
- a CDS encoding LVIVD repeat-containing protein, translated as MRTPHRRLLVAAAAVLLIPTTTGLAQPDSTGVVLENRTIADTSVARASCAGDALPEPGLQGDVSAADRDSGRSTQGYRCNISRIGGYAGRGAGITSTQFDHCVYLGSFFPGNLLGPAQGVQVIDVADPANPVLTATLTEPAMLAGTWESLKVNAARKLLVGTGVPAFTGAGLISVYDISDCAHPRLLNPGPGTDLSLPVQITAHEGGFSPDGRTYWASGVIPGIVSAVDLTDPADPRVIWQGMPGQSMHGMGLRADGNRLYLANNMGGLTILDTSAVQRRDPDPQVPIIAQLTWTDGWATQQNVPVTYNGVPYLFSADEAGSGGVKLIDISDDTHPRVVNTIKLEINLAQHRDSAMASSMGGSLFAYDAHYCSADRPVNPTALACGWISSGIRVFDVRDPFQAREIAYYNPPARTGQNSELWNSPHALASIIGIPLLSAPSVMQAVESGAFDPEQATSSRTGDVAFGDLSTDWCFSAPEWRGNQLWATCADNGLLTLELSPEVYTPPADQHSTVGS; from the coding sequence ATGAGAACTCCCCATCGCCGCCTGCTCGTCGCCGCGGCGGCCGTGCTGCTGATTCCCACTACCACCGGCCTGGCACAGCCCGACTCCACCGGGGTCGTCCTGGAGAACCGGACGATCGCCGACACCTCCGTCGCCCGAGCGAGTTGCGCGGGCGACGCACTCCCGGAACCCGGCCTACAGGGCGACGTATCCGCCGCCGACCGCGACAGTGGCCGCAGCACCCAGGGCTACCGGTGCAATATCAGCCGCATCGGCGGGTACGCCGGGCGCGGCGCCGGAATCACCTCGACCCAGTTCGACCACTGCGTCTACCTGGGCAGCTTCTTCCCCGGCAACCTGCTCGGTCCCGCGCAGGGCGTGCAGGTGATCGACGTCGCCGATCCGGCGAACCCGGTGCTCACCGCCACGCTCACCGAGCCGGCCATGCTGGCCGGCACCTGGGAGAGCCTCAAGGTCAACGCCGCGCGAAAGCTACTGGTCGGCACCGGCGTTCCCGCGTTCACCGGCGCCGGGCTGATCTCGGTCTACGACATCTCCGACTGCGCGCACCCGCGCCTGCTCAACCCGGGCCCCGGCACCGACCTGAGCCTGCCGGTGCAGATCACGGCGCACGAAGGCGGCTTCTCCCCCGACGGCCGCACCTATTGGGCATCGGGCGTCATCCCCGGCATCGTCAGCGCCGTCGACCTGACCGATCCGGCCGACCCCCGCGTGATCTGGCAGGGCATGCCGGGCCAGTCCATGCACGGCATGGGCCTGCGCGCCGACGGCAACCGTCTGTATCTGGCGAACAACATGGGCGGGCTGACCATCCTGGACACCTCCGCGGTGCAGCGACGTGATCCCGACCCGCAGGTGCCGATCATCGCCCAGCTCACCTGGACCGACGGCTGGGCGACCCAGCAGAACGTCCCCGTCACCTACAACGGCGTGCCGTACCTGTTCAGCGCCGACGAGGCGGGCTCGGGCGGGGTCAAACTCATCGACATCTCCGACGACACCCACCCGCGCGTGGTGAACACGATCAAGCTGGAGATCAATCTGGCGCAGCACCGCGACAGCGCGATGGCCTCCAGCATGGGCGGCTCACTGTTCGCCTACGACGCCCACTACTGCTCCGCCGACCGTCCGGTGAATCCCACCGCGCTCGCGTGTGGCTGGATCTCCTCCGGTATCCGGGTGTTCGATGTGCGCGATCCGTTCCAGGCGCGCGAGATCGCCTACTACAACCCGCCCGCGCGCACCGGCCAGAACAGCGAGCTGTGGAACTCCCCGCACGCCCTCGCCTCGATCATCGGTATCCCGCTGCTCAGCGCGCCCTCGGTCATGCAGGCCGTCGAGTCGGGCGCCTTCGATCCCGAGCAGGCGACCAGCTCGCGCACCGGCGACGTGGCCTTCGGCGACCTCTCCACCGACTGGTGCTTCTCCGCTCCCGAATGGCGTGGCAATCAGCTGTGGGCCACCTGCGCCGACAACGGCCTGCTCACCCTGGAGTTGTCGCCCGAGGTGTACACCCCGCCCGCCGACCAGCACTCGACGGTCGGCTCATGA
- a CDS encoding TetR/AcrR family transcriptional regulator translates to MTEQSEVRQGPGRPRDPQLDEQVLRATQELLVEQGFQATTIQGVARRAGVVATSIYRRWPNKIHLVEDAIFALDTGVVPQPTGDIGADLLAWTRLFFAAATHPAARSGIPGLLSAYHDDEQSYQRLRERGEGLARVALRATIDAAIESGQVSPTCDPDLLFEFLRGATLLRALTRGDEDGERFCRQTADALVTLAIHHESTT, encoded by the coding sequence GTGACCGAACAGAGCGAGGTCCGGCAGGGTCCCGGCCGTCCACGTGACCCACAGCTGGACGAACAGGTGCTGCGCGCCACCCAGGAACTGCTGGTGGAACAGGGTTTTCAGGCCACGACGATCCAGGGCGTCGCGCGCCGAGCCGGGGTCGTCGCCACCTCGATCTACCGGCGGTGGCCCAACAAGATCCACCTCGTCGAGGACGCGATCTTCGCGCTCGACACCGGCGTGGTCCCCCAGCCCACCGGTGACATCGGCGCGGATCTGCTCGCGTGGACCAGGTTGTTCTTCGCCGCCGCCACCCACCCCGCGGCGCGCTCCGGCATCCCCGGCCTGCTCTCGGCCTATCACGACGACGAGCAGAGCTACCAGCGGCTCCGTGAGCGCGGCGAGGGCCTGGCGCGGGTCGCGCTGCGCGCCACCATCGACGCGGCGATCGAGTCCGGCCAGGTCTCCCCTACCTGTGATCCCGATCTGCTCTTCGAATTCCTGCGCGGCGCCACGCTGCTGCGCGCCCTCACCCGCGGCGACGAGGACGGCGAGCGCTTCTGCCGCCAGACGGCCGACGCCCTGGTCACTCTGGCCATCCACCACGAAAGTACGACATGA
- a CDS encoding phosphotransferase family protein: MTARPTAEDLPAAVVPVLREVFSGARVSNWSASPRGLATETFLFDVERDDAEPVSLVLRRPPEVALFPDYDLLRQVLVMRRLADTAIPVPAVRWLDRGADALGSQYFVMDRIEGSAPGDLPSYHSAGLYFDAEPADRAKMWWGCVDTIAEIHQLDWRALNLDFLSFPQYGTAPLEQMIGYVDTALDWASATQPPALRRAVDWLRANLYEPEHVTLCWGDARMSNILYDTEFRVTGVLDWEIAYIGDHEADLAWMLFLDWACSEFQDTERLPGTPTREETIARYEVRSGMTVRNLRYNEILAAVLLSIPLLRMAHRLQLPPEIDVTAFCAQRIEQLLAED, encoded by the coding sequence ATGACCGCTCGACCCACGGCAGAAGATCTGCCCGCGGCCGTCGTCCCCGTGCTGCGCGAAGTATTCTCCGGCGCCCGGGTGTCGAACTGGTCGGCCAGCCCGCGCGGGCTGGCGACCGAGACCTTCCTGTTCGACGTGGAGCGCGATGACGCCGAGCCGGTGTCGCTGGTGCTGCGCCGCCCGCCCGAGGTCGCGCTGTTTCCCGACTACGACCTGCTGCGGCAGGTGCTCGTCATGCGTCGGCTCGCCGACACCGCGATCCCGGTTCCCGCCGTCCGCTGGCTGGATCGTGGCGCCGACGCTCTCGGCAGTCAGTACTTCGTGATGGACCGGATCGAGGGCAGCGCGCCCGGTGACCTGCCGTCCTATCATTCGGCCGGGCTGTACTTCGATGCCGAGCCCGCCGATCGGGCCAAGATGTGGTGGGGCTGCGTCGACACCATCGCCGAGATCCACCAGCTCGACTGGCGCGCCCTGAATCTGGACTTCCTGTCGTTTCCGCAATACGGGACCGCGCCGCTCGAGCAGATGATCGGCTATGTCGACACCGCGCTGGACTGGGCGTCGGCCACCCAGCCGCCCGCACTGCGCCGGGCTGTGGACTGGCTGCGCGCCAATCTGTACGAACCCGAGCACGTGACGCTGTGCTGGGGCGACGCCCGCATGTCGAACATCCTCTACGACACCGAATTCCGGGTCACCGGCGTGCTCGATTGGGAGATCGCCTACATCGGCGACCACGAGGCCGACCTCGCCTGGATGCTGTTCCTGGACTGGGCGTGTTCGGAATTCCAGGACACCGAACGACTTCCGGGCACGCCGACCCGGGAGGAGACCATCGCGCGCTACGAGGTGCGCAGTGGGATGACGGTGCGCAACCTGCGCTACAACGAGATTCTGGCGGCCGTCCTGCTCAGCATCCCGCTGCTGCGGATGGCGCACCGGCTACAGCTGCCGCCGGAGATCGACGTGACCGCGTTCTGCGCTCAGCGGATCGAGCAGTTGCTGGCCGAGGATTAG
- a CDS encoding methyltransferase family protein, which translates to MTVWWALALYLIFGVLGFGWRSWRQHRHTGSTGFRGVSGRPGSLEWFAGVGFIAAIAVGVAAALLQLTGLLAPIAALTATPVQALGVALAVAGIAATLYAQDQMGDSWRIGVDDTETTTLVHTGVFGLVRNPIFTAMLVFAAGITLIIPNLMAIVGFVLLVAMIELQVRIVEEPYLTRVHGADYRNYLATTGRFAPGIGRITT; encoded by the coding sequence ATGACGGTTTGGTGGGCGCTGGCCCTGTATCTGATCTTCGGAGTACTGGGTTTCGGGTGGCGCAGCTGGCGCCAGCACCGACACACCGGATCGACCGGATTCCGTGGAGTCAGCGGCCGCCCCGGCTCGCTGGAGTGGTTCGCCGGAGTCGGCTTCATCGCTGCCATCGCCGTCGGCGTGGCCGCGGCGCTACTGCAGCTGACCGGGCTACTCGCACCCATAGCGGCCCTGACCGCCACACCGGTTCAGGCGCTCGGCGTCGCGCTGGCGGTCGCCGGGATCGCCGCGACGCTCTATGCGCAAGACCAAATGGGCGATTCCTGGCGCATCGGCGTCGACGACACCGAAACAACCACCCTCGTGCACACCGGAGTGTTCGGGCTGGTGCGCAACCCGATCTTCACCGCCATGCTCGTCTTCGCCGCCGGGATCACCCTGATCATTCCAAACCTCATGGCTATCGTCGGATTCGTCCTGCTCGTGGCCATGATCGAACTGCAGGTCCGGATCGTCGAGGAGCCCTACCTGACCCGCGTCCACGGCGCAGACTACCGCAACTATCTGGCCACCACCGGCCGCTTTGCCCCCGGGATCGGCCGAATCACTACCTGA
- a CDS encoding cation diffusion facilitator family transporter has protein sequence MGAGHGHSHGSSNPDQGSASSRYTIRLAIVIGLGLVTFVAQVVVGLSTSSLALLSDSAHVFTDVFGVTMALVAILIARHATIGGARSFGMYRAEVFAALFNAILLFGVAGWVLYEAVGRLSDPPEVPGLPVAVVAVVGLLMNVISMLILREGAKDSLNVRGAYLEVMADMLGSLGVLASGLITIIFGWRYADPAIGVAIGLFVLPRAFHLGRQALRILFQHAPAELDLAQIEHSLQGLDGVEEVHDLHVWTLTPGMEVASTHLVTNPDADADTVLRAAQQLLAESYHLGHATVQIEPGHGSEQCRKTTW, from the coding sequence ATGGGCGCGGGACACGGGCACAGTCACGGATCGAGCAATCCGGATCAGGGCAGCGCGTCGAGTCGCTACACCATCCGCCTCGCGATCGTGATCGGTCTGGGCCTGGTCACCTTCGTCGCGCAGGTCGTGGTCGGGCTCTCGACCTCGTCGCTGGCACTGTTGTCGGATTCAGCGCACGTGTTCACCGATGTGTTCGGGGTGACGATGGCGCTGGTGGCGATCTTGATCGCCCGCCACGCCACTATCGGCGGTGCACGCTCGTTCGGGATGTATCGCGCCGAGGTCTTTGCCGCACTGTTCAACGCGATCCTGCTGTTCGGCGTTGCCGGTTGGGTTCTCTACGAAGCCGTCGGGCGCCTGTCGGATCCGCCGGAGGTACCCGGCCTGCCCGTGGCGGTCGTCGCGGTAGTCGGCCTGCTGATGAACGTGATCAGCATGCTGATCTTGCGCGAAGGCGCCAAGGACAGCCTCAACGTGCGCGGTGCGTACCTGGAAGTCATGGCCGACATGCTCGGCTCACTCGGCGTGCTGGCCAGTGGCCTGATCACCATCATCTTCGGCTGGCGCTACGCCGACCCCGCGATCGGCGTCGCCATCGGACTGTTCGTCCTGCCACGCGCGTTCCACCTGGGCCGCCAAGCTCTGCGGATCCTGTTCCAGCACGCGCCCGCCGAGCTTGACCTCGCCCAGATCGAACACTCCTTGCAGGGCCTCGACGGCGTCGAGGAGGTACACGACCTGCACGTGTGGACCCTGACCCCTGGCATGGAAGTCGCCTCCACGCACCTGGTGACCAACCCCGACGCCGACGCCGACACCGTGTTGCGCGCGGCCCAACAGCTACTAGCCGAGTCCTATCACCTCGGCCACGCCACGGTGCAGATCGAACCTGGGCACGGCAGCGAGCAGTGCCGGAAAACAACCTGGTAG
- a CDS encoding PLP-dependent cysteine synthase family protein: MDDALLDELRITPANLLTTAARCLRPDALVGNTPVLWIGPPLAPRGRGFWAKLEGANPGGMKDRPGLHMVERARSRGELLPGARIIESTSGTLGLGLALAGTFFGHPVTLVTDPGMEPLMRSMLAAYGTRIELVTEPHASGGWQLARCDRVAELLDADSTAWCPNQYNNPDNVDAYDSLALELVAQLGRVDVLVCSVGTGGHSAGIARVLRRFHPHMRLIGVDTIASTIFGQPAGTRLMRGLGSSIYPCNVDYAAFDEVHWVAPAEAVWAARALAGTHHATGGWSVGAVALVAGWAAGNHSADTRIAAVFPDGPHRYFDTIFNDEYCHRHGLLDSGPPIEPATIGHPTEQVVQAWTRCTTVIAPHRTQPVDSVRFSRSTR; encoded by the coding sequence ATGGACGACGCTTTGCTCGACGAACTGCGAATCACCCCCGCCAACCTGCTCACCACGGCCGCACGCTGCCTCCGGCCGGACGCGCTGGTCGGAAACACCCCGGTCTTGTGGATCGGTCCACCGCTGGCCCCGCGCGGGCGCGGGTTCTGGGCGAAACTCGAAGGGGCCAACCCAGGTGGCATGAAAGATCGGCCCGGCCTGCACATGGTCGAGCGCGCCCGCTCCCGCGGCGAATTGCTGCCAGGCGCACGGATAATCGAATCCACCAGCGGAACCCTCGGATTGGGATTGGCGCTGGCAGGCACATTCTTCGGACACCCGGTCACCCTCGTCACCGATCCAGGCATGGAGCCGCTGATGCGCAGCATGCTCGCCGCGTACGGCACCCGGATCGAACTCGTCACCGAGCCACACGCCAGCGGCGGATGGCAACTTGCGCGATGCGACCGGGTCGCCGAACTCCTCGACGCCGACTCCACGGCCTGGTGCCCGAACCAGTACAACAATCCCGACAACGTCGATGCTTATGACTCCTTGGCGTTGGAATTGGTCGCCCAGCTGGGTCGCGTCGACGTGCTGGTGTGCTCGGTCGGCACCGGCGGACACTCCGCGGGGATCGCGCGAGTGCTGCGCCGATTCCATCCACACATGCGCTTGATCGGGGTCGACACCATCGCCTCGACAATATTCGGGCAACCTGCGGGGACCCGCTTGATGCGCGGGCTGGGCTCGAGTATCTACCCCTGCAACGTCGACTACGCCGCGTTCGACGAAGTGCACTGGGTCGCACCGGCCGAAGCTGTCTGGGCCGCACGCGCACTGGCCGGCACCCACCACGCCACCGGAGGCTGGAGCGTAGGCGCCGTCGCGCTCGTCGCGGGTTGGGCAGCAGGGAATCACTCAGCTGATACCCGAATCGCGGCCGTCTTCCCCGATGGTCCCCACCGCTACTTCGACACCATCTTCAACGACGAGTACTGCCACCGTCACGGGCTGCTCGACAGCGGCCCACCGATCGAGCCTGCCACCATCGGTCATCCCACCGAGCAGGTCGTGCAGGCGTGGACACGCTGCACCACTGTCATCGCCCCTCACCGAACGCAGCCGGTTGATTCTGTGCGTTTCTCGCGGAGCACTCGATGA